A stretch of the Mycolicibacterium celeriflavum genome encodes the following:
- a CDS encoding SDR family NAD(P)-dependent oxidoreductase — protein sequence MSNYFDLTGRSALVTGAAGGIGSAVAQALADAGAAVLVTDVDKDAAAAVAERISGSGKRAEAAVLDVSDRESADAAAAQAAALADGKLHIVINNAGVTKPAMFEKTTQEAFRLLFDIHVMGAFNVTQAALPHIPTDGTGRIVNVTSAAGLTGTLGQVNYSAAKAGIIGFTKSLARELATKSIMVNALAPLAATPMTETIRTNEKFAANMMNRIPMKRWAEPSEVAGAFVFMASDAASYITGQVLPVDGGMVM from the coding sequence ATGAGCAACTACTTCGATCTGACCGGCCGTTCGGCGCTGGTGACCGGCGCTGCCGGCGGCATCGGCTCCGCCGTGGCGCAGGCGCTGGCCGACGCGGGCGCGGCCGTGCTCGTCACCGACGTGGACAAGGACGCCGCCGCCGCTGTCGCCGAACGGATCTCGGGAAGCGGTAAGCGCGCGGAAGCCGCGGTCCTCGACGTGTCGGACCGCGAGTCCGCCGACGCCGCCGCTGCGCAAGCCGCTGCGCTGGCCGACGGCAAGCTGCACATCGTGATCAACAACGCCGGCGTCACCAAGCCGGCGATGTTCGAGAAGACGACGCAAGAGGCCTTCCGCCTGCTGTTCGACATCCACGTGATGGGTGCCTTCAACGTCACCCAGGCGGCGCTGCCGCACATTCCGACCGACGGCACCGGGCGCATCGTCAACGTCACGTCCGCCGCGGGTCTCACCGGCACCCTCGGTCAGGTCAACTACTCGGCGGCCAAGGCGGGCATCATCGGGTTCACCAAATCGCTTGCGCGAGAGCTCGCGACGAAGAGCATCATGGTCAACGCGCTGGCTCCGCTGGCGGCCACGCCGATGACCGAGACCATCCGGACGAACGAGAAGTTCGCGGCGAACATGATGAACCGCATCCCGATGAAGCGGTGGGCCGAACCTTCGGAGGTCGCGGGAGCATTCGTGTTCATGGCGTCCGATGCGGCGTCCTACATCACCGGGCAGGTGCTGCCGGTCGACGGCGGCATGGTCATGTGA
- a CDS encoding CaiB/BaiF CoA transferase family protein, whose product MTGPLSGVTVVAMEQAVAAPMCTRVLADFGARVIKIENPNGGDFARDYDDVVNGPGGLAAHFVWCNRGKESVTLNTKAPEGMELLHRLLDRADAFVSNLAPGATARLGLAPADLAVRHPNVIPVEIDGYGPGGPISHKRAYDLLVQAESGSCAVTGYPGMPAKPGPAMADFTTGLYAATSILALLIGRNNSNTETAPSVALSLFDVMTDVMGYQLTYTQHSGIDQEPLGVGSPAVAPYGAFPTRDGQTVVLGTTNDREWQRVAREIIDRPDLADDPRFATNPGRCAHRGILDEAIGNWCAQHDLAEIQKIADDAGIGNSRYNVPSEVVAHPQLTARDRWRTVDTPRGEIRALRPPPVISGFEQPMGAVPGLGQHTDAVLSELGLTADDLERLRAEGVIGPAYS is encoded by the coding sequence GTGACCGGGCCGCTGAGCGGTGTCACCGTCGTCGCGATGGAGCAGGCCGTCGCCGCGCCGATGTGCACCCGTGTGCTCGCCGACTTCGGCGCCCGCGTCATCAAGATCGAGAATCCCAACGGTGGCGACTTCGCCCGTGACTACGACGATGTGGTCAACGGGCCCGGGGGCCTGGCGGCGCATTTTGTCTGGTGCAACCGCGGCAAGGAGTCGGTGACCTTGAACACCAAGGCGCCCGAGGGGATGGAGCTACTGCACCGGCTGCTGGACCGGGCGGATGCGTTCGTGTCCAACCTGGCGCCCGGCGCCACCGCCCGCCTGGGTTTGGCGCCCGCAGACCTGGCGGTGCGGCACCCCAACGTGATCCCGGTCGAAATCGACGGCTACGGCCCGGGCGGGCCGATCTCCCACAAACGCGCGTATGACCTTCTGGTGCAGGCGGAATCGGGCTCGTGCGCCGTTACCGGATATCCGGGCATGCCCGCCAAGCCGGGGCCGGCGATGGCCGACTTCACTACCGGCCTGTACGCGGCCACCTCGATTCTGGCGTTGCTGATCGGCCGCAACAACAGCAACACCGAGACGGCACCGTCGGTGGCGCTGAGCCTGTTCGACGTGATGACCGACGTGATGGGCTATCAGTTGACCTACACGCAGCACTCGGGGATCGACCAGGAGCCTCTGGGGGTCGGCTCACCCGCCGTCGCGCCCTACGGCGCATTTCCGACGCGCGATGGGCAGACCGTGGTGCTCGGCACGACCAACGACAGGGAATGGCAGCGGGTCGCACGCGAGATCATCGACCGCCCCGACCTCGCCGACGATCCGCGCTTCGCCACAAACCCGGGCCGTTGCGCACATCGCGGGATCCTCGACGAGGCCATCGGGAATTGGTGCGCACAACACGATCTCGCCGAAATCCAGAAGATCGCCGACGACGCCGGCATCGGCAACTCGCGTTACAACGTGCCCAGCGAGGTGGTCGCGCATCCGCAGTTGACAGCGCGGGACCGCTGGCGCACGGTCGACACTCCGAGGGGCGAGATCCGGGCACTGCGCCCGCCACCGGTGATCAGCGGATTCGAACAGCCGATGGGTGCGGTGCCGGGGCTGGGGCAGCACACCGATGCCGTGTTGAGCGAACTGGGGCTCACCGCAGACGATCTCGAGCGGCTACGCGCCGAGGGCGTGATCGGACCGGCCTACTCGTGA
- a CDS encoding enoyl-CoA hydratase/isomerase family protein yields MLLTSDREGVRTLTLNRPERKNAINAQLWEELAEALRAAARDTELRAVVITGAGGAFCSGADIGTGEDIHPRHKLRRLTDVALALHELTVPTIARVTGVAVGAGWNLALGCDFVVATPESRFCQIFSKRGLSVDLGGSWLLPKLVGLQQAKRLVLLADMIDAEEARSLGLVTWVKSADEIDRFVTDLASRLAAGPPVALAQSKALLNDGANATLREALANEARAQPGNFATADSSEAYAAFAEKREATFTGRWAMSRSEK; encoded by the coding sequence GTGTTGTTGACGTCCGACCGCGAGGGCGTCCGCACCCTGACGCTGAACCGGCCGGAACGCAAGAACGCGATCAACGCGCAATTGTGGGAGGAGTTGGCCGAGGCGCTGCGCGCGGCCGCCCGTGACACCGAACTCCGCGCGGTGGTGATCACCGGTGCGGGCGGGGCATTCTGCTCGGGCGCCGACATCGGCACCGGAGAGGACATTCACCCCCGTCACAAGCTGCGCAGGCTCACCGATGTCGCGCTCGCTCTGCACGAGCTGACCGTTCCCACAATCGCCAGGGTGACCGGCGTGGCCGTCGGCGCAGGCTGGAACCTCGCGCTCGGGTGCGACTTCGTCGTTGCCACCCCGGAATCGCGGTTCTGCCAGATCTTCTCGAAGCGCGGGTTGTCGGTCGATCTGGGCGGATCCTGGCTGCTACCCAAGCTCGTCGGTCTGCAACAGGCCAAGCGGTTGGTGCTGCTGGCCGACATGATCGACGCCGAGGAAGCGCGGAGCCTGGGACTGGTCACCTGGGTCAAGTCCGCCGACGAGATCGACCGCTTCGTAACGGATCTGGCCTCGCGGTTGGCGGCCGGTCCGCCGGTCGCGCTCGCGCAGAGCAAGGCGCTGCTCAACGACGGGGCCAACGCGACGCTGCGTGAGGCGCTGGCCAACGAAGCCCGCGCGCAACCGGGCAACTTCGCCACGGCAGACTCGTCAGAGGCGTACGCGGCGTTCGCCGAGAAACGTGAGGCCACCTTCACCGGGCGGTGGGCAATGTCCAGATCGGAGAAATGA
- a CDS encoding thiolase family protein, giving the protein MRETVIVEAVRTPVGKRNGGLSDIHAADLSAIVLNALVERAGIDPDIVDDVVWGCVSQVGDQSSNIGRYSVLAAGWPESIPGTTVNRACGSSQQALDFAVQAVMSGQQDVVVAGGVEVMSRVPLGAARATGTPYGPKVLDRYKGFAFNQGISAELIAEKWGFSRTRLDEYSVRSHELAAAAQDSGAFEKQLMPVFTDAEPVVADEGVRRGSTVEKLAGLKPAFKDDGVIHAGNSSQISDGAAALLVMAADNAVALGLSPIARYRAGAVTGADPVLMLTGPIPATEKVLHKSGVTLDEVGVFEVNEAFAPVPLAWLAETGADESKLNPLGGAIALGHPLGASGAVLMTRMLNHMRDNGIRFGLQTMCEGGGTANATLVELIA; this is encoded by the coding sequence ATGCGTGAGACCGTGATCGTCGAGGCCGTGCGCACCCCCGTGGGTAAGCGCAACGGCGGGCTGTCGGATATACACGCCGCGGACCTGTCCGCGATCGTGCTCAACGCGCTCGTCGAGCGCGCGGGTATCGATCCCGACATCGTCGACGACGTCGTCTGGGGCTGCGTGTCGCAGGTCGGGGACCAGTCCAGCAACATCGGGCGATACTCGGTGCTGGCCGCGGGCTGGCCCGAGTCGATTCCCGGTACCACGGTCAACCGGGCATGCGGTTCGAGTCAGCAAGCGCTGGACTTCGCGGTGCAGGCGGTGATGTCCGGCCAGCAGGACGTCGTCGTCGCCGGCGGCGTCGAGGTGATGAGCCGGGTACCGCTCGGGGCGGCCAGGGCGACCGGAACGCCGTACGGCCCGAAAGTGCTTGACCGGTACAAGGGTTTCGCGTTCAACCAGGGCATCTCGGCCGAACTCATCGCTGAGAAGTGGGGCTTCTCGCGAACCCGGCTTGACGAGTATTCCGTGCGCTCGCACGAGTTGGCCGCAGCCGCGCAGGACAGCGGCGCGTTCGAGAAGCAGCTCATGCCCGTGTTCACCGACGCCGAGCCCGTGGTCGCCGACGAAGGGGTGCGGCGGGGAAGCACCGTCGAGAAGCTCGCGGGACTCAAGCCCGCGTTCAAGGACGACGGCGTCATCCATGCGGGGAACTCGTCACAGATCTCCGACGGTGCCGCGGCGCTACTGGTGATGGCGGCCGACAACGCAGTGGCGCTGGGGCTGAGCCCGATCGCGCGTTACCGCGCCGGCGCGGTAACCGGCGCTGACCCGGTGCTGATGCTGACCGGCCCGATCCCCGCGACAGAGAAGGTTCTGCACAAGTCCGGCGTGACCCTCGACGAGGTGGGCGTATTCGAGGTCAACGAGGCGTTCGCGCCGGTGCCGCTGGCGTGGCTCGCCGAAACGGGCGCCGATGAAAGCAAACTCAACCCGCTGGGCGGCGCGATCGCCCTCGGGCATCCGCTCGGCGCGTCCGGCGCGGTGCTGATGACTCGGATGCTGAACCACATGCGCGACAACGGCATTCGGTTCGGCCTCCAGACAATGTGCGAGGGCGGCGGAACCGCCAACGCCACTCTGGTGGAACTCATCGCCTGA
- a CDS encoding acyl-CoA dehydrogenase family protein, translating to MQRNLFTEDHEAFRELARDFVEKEVVPHYPEWEKGGRMPREVFKQMGSLGMLGMAIPEEYGGAGADDYRYNVVLQEEAARALVTLSTVRTQLEVILPYFLHYANDEQRKRWFPGLASGELLTAVAMTEPGTGSDLAGMRTTAVRDGEDWILNGAKTFITGGMQADLVIVVARTSTDPDNRRKGLTLFVVEDGMAGFTRGRELEKMGCKVQDTAELSFVDVRVPAANVLGEEGEAFGYLGHNLPQERLTVAVGSVAQARSAIAAAIDYTKNRKAFGTPVASFQNTKFELAACSTEVEAAQAMLDRAVSLHVDGELSAPDAARVKLFCTEMQQRVVDRCLQLFGGYGYMMEYPIARLYTDARVARIYAGTSEVMKVIIAKSLGL from the coding sequence GTGCAAAGAAACCTGTTCACCGAAGACCACGAGGCCTTCCGCGAACTCGCCCGCGACTTCGTCGAAAAGGAGGTGGTTCCGCACTATCCCGAGTGGGAGAAGGGCGGACGCATGCCTCGCGAGGTCTTCAAGCAGATGGGATCGCTGGGCATGCTCGGCATGGCCATCCCCGAGGAGTACGGCGGAGCCGGCGCCGATGACTATCGCTACAACGTCGTGCTGCAGGAGGAGGCGGCCCGCGCGTTGGTCACCCTGTCGACGGTGCGCACGCAGCTCGAGGTGATCCTGCCCTATTTCCTGCACTACGCGAACGACGAGCAGCGCAAACGCTGGTTCCCCGGCTTGGCGTCGGGTGAGTTGTTGACCGCCGTCGCGATGACCGAACCGGGCACCGGGTCCGATTTGGCCGGGATGCGGACCACCGCGGTGCGCGACGGTGAGGACTGGATCCTCAACGGCGCCAAGACGTTCATCACCGGCGGCATGCAGGCCGATCTGGTGATCGTGGTGGCACGCACCTCGACCGATCCGGACAACCGGCGCAAAGGGCTCACCCTGTTCGTCGTCGAGGACGGCATGGCGGGCTTCACGCGGGGCCGCGAACTGGAGAAGATGGGCTGCAAGGTCCAAGACACCGCGGAACTGTCCTTCGTCGACGTGCGGGTGCCCGCGGCCAACGTGCTGGGGGAGGAAGGCGAGGCGTTCGGCTACCTCGGTCACAACCTGCCCCAGGAGCGGCTCACCGTCGCGGTGGGATCCGTCGCGCAGGCTCGCTCGGCGATCGCCGCGGCGATCGACTACACCAAGAACCGCAAAGCATTCGGCACGCCGGTGGCGTCGTTCCAGAACACGAAATTCGAACTGGCGGCCTGTTCGACCGAGGTGGAGGCCGCGCAGGCCATGCTGGACCGCGCGGTGAGCCTGCACGTCGACGGCGAGTTGTCGGCGCCCGACGCGGCGCGGGTGAAGCTGTTCTGCACCGAGATGCAGCAGCGCGTGGTGGATCGTTGCCTGCAGTTGTTCGGCGGCTACGGCTACATGATGGAGTATCCGATCGCCCGGCTGTACACCGACGCGCGGGTGGCCCGCATCTACGCAGGCACCAGCGAGGTGATGAAGGTGATCATCGCCAAATCGCTCGGGTTATAG
- a CDS encoding TetR/AcrR family transcriptional regulator, giving the protein MSATESVRPYATLLAKGEDRRQRILSVAERLLARNGWRNTSLAQIAKEAGVTPAGLLHHFESKEQLLNAVLDARDADDAIHADYRSGDLVTELGRVPERFDRAPELVGTFTVLLVENIAPDAPLHDRLVKRYSDAVDIIVAIIQRGQESGKYRTDVDAAAKAVEILAFIYGMETLWLLDPSIQLAEVFKGYAESLGRELAPRNST; this is encoded by the coding sequence GTGTCCGCCACGGAGTCGGTGAGGCCATATGCCACGCTCCTCGCCAAGGGCGAGGACCGCAGGCAGCGCATCCTTTCGGTGGCCGAACGTCTGCTCGCGCGCAACGGATGGCGCAACACGTCGCTGGCGCAGATCGCCAAGGAGGCCGGCGTGACGCCGGCCGGCCTGCTGCACCACTTCGAGTCCAAGGAACAACTGCTCAACGCGGTGCTCGACGCCCGCGACGCCGACGACGCGATCCATGCCGACTACCGCTCCGGCGACCTGGTCACCGAACTGGGCCGGGTGCCCGAACGGTTCGATCGCGCACCCGAGTTGGTCGGCACGTTCACCGTGCTGCTGGTGGAGAACATCGCGCCCGATGCACCGCTGCACGACCGGCTGGTCAAGCGCTACAGCGATGCCGTGGACATCATCGTCGCGATCATCCAGCGCGGCCAGGAAAGCGGGAAGTACCGCACAGACGTCGACGCGGCAGCCAAGGCCGTGGAAATACTCGCGTTCATCTATGGAATGGAGACCCTATGGTTGCTCGACCCCTCAATTCAGTTGGCGGAGGTGTTCAAGGGGTACGCCGAGTCGCTGGGGCGCGAGTTGGCGCCACGGAACTCGACATGA
- a CDS encoding NADPH:quinone oxidoreductase family protein, with the protein MRAAVCPRYGPPDVVKIQDEPSPAVGTGRARVRVRAAAVNFPDVLLIGDEYQISVPLPFVPGSEFAGEIVELGDNADQFAVGDRVSGTVLCGAFAEEVAVPAAGLARIPDSVDDRTAAAFGVAHRTAYHTLRSMARIQRGDELILLGAGGGVGLAAVQLGVALGASVTAVASTDEKLAAAARYGARHVVNHRTANLRDALRAALPDGAHAVVDPVGGELSEPALRSLRRGGRFVTVGFASGVIPRIPLNLVLMKGVQVLGFQFHDVPPDEFARNESELREHLVSGRVRPHIGAVYPLEQTVEALRHIADGRAVGKVVIDLA; encoded by the coding sequence GTGAGGGCCGCGGTCTGCCCGCGGTACGGGCCGCCGGACGTCGTGAAGATCCAGGATGAGCCGTCACCGGCGGTCGGCACAGGACGGGCACGGGTGCGCGTGCGTGCCGCCGCGGTGAACTTCCCCGACGTGCTGCTGATCGGCGACGAGTACCAGATCAGCGTGCCGCTCCCGTTCGTCCCGGGCAGCGAGTTCGCCGGTGAGATCGTCGAACTGGGTGACAACGCCGATCAATTCGCCGTCGGCGACCGGGTCAGCGGCACCGTCCTGTGCGGCGCGTTCGCCGAGGAGGTCGCCGTACCGGCCGCGGGCCTCGCGCGCATTCCCGACAGCGTCGACGACCGGACCGCGGCCGCGTTCGGGGTGGCGCATCGCACCGCGTACCACACGCTGCGCTCGATGGCGCGGATCCAGCGCGGCGACGAGTTGATCCTGCTCGGTGCGGGCGGCGGCGTCGGGTTGGCCGCCGTGCAACTCGGCGTCGCGCTCGGCGCCTCGGTCACCGCCGTCGCATCCACGGACGAAAAGTTGGCAGCCGCTGCACGTTACGGTGCCCGCCACGTTGTCAACCACCGCACCGCCAACTTACGAGACGCGCTACGCGCCGCCCTGCCCGACGGCGCGCACGCCGTCGTCGACCCGGTGGGCGGTGAGCTTTCCGAGCCCGCACTGCGGTCGCTGCGCCGTGGCGGACGATTCGTCACGGTGGGGTTCGCTTCCGGCGTCATTCCCCGCATCCCGCTGAACCTGGTGTTGATGAAGGGCGTGCAGGTATTGGGGTTTCAGTTCCACGACGTACCGCCCGACGAGTTCGCCCGCAATGAATCGGAGTTACGCGAACATCTGGTCAGCGGCCGCGTCCGCCCGCATATCGGCGCGGTCTATCCGCTCGAGCAGACGGTCGAGGCGCTGCGACACATCGCCGACGGACGCGCCGTCGGCAAGGTGGTCATCGACCTCGCCTGA